GAAAGGGGTACGTCCAAAGGCTTTGGCTTTGTTGAGATGCCCAATTCACGTGAAGCCCTGACCGCCATAAAGAAGCTGAACAACCAGAATGTGGGAGGATGCAGGATAAGAGTAAAAATGGCCAAACAGAAGGGGAGTAAGGCGCCACATGACGACTGACGGTTTTGGTGACGAAGAGCGGCTAACAGCTGACCGGGCCGCCATGTTGAAGCTGGCGGCGGCCAGGATGCCTTTTGGGAAACATTCCGGCATGCGCCTTGTCGACCTTCCCGAGCCCTATGTAATCTGGCCGGCGCAAAAAGGTTTCCCTCAAGGTGAGTTGGGAAAGATGCTTCGCATCGTCTATGAGGTTAAGGTAAACGGTCTTGAATACCTTTTCAAAAAGATTTGACTTGCCCTGGCCTCTGGATCCTGTCGATTCCGGTTTTTAGCGAAGGAGCCAGATATTAACTATTCCACCGATATGTGTGAAGCACCAGAGAAGGGCTGTCACCCTGCCGAGAGGCTTGTGATTGCCGTTTAAAAAGGCGTTCTTCGGGCTTCGAAGGCGGGCATAAAGGAGCGCTGACGCGCCAAAGAGCGGAAAAAGGCCGACCGTGCCGTGGAGAGCAAACCAGGGGATAAGTTTGCCGGGAATGTGGGGAGGGGTATAGCCGGGCAGGAAATAGCGGAGAAGATAGCTCATGATAAAGAGCCAGGCGCCTGCAGTAAGAAATATCATCAAGGTCTTGTGGGCCGCCGCCTTTCCCCTTGCCGCCTTTCTCCATGCG
The Deltaproteobacteria bacterium DNA segment above includes these coding regions:
- a CDS encoding RNA-binding protein — protein: MKILARNLSRKTTEEELKALFEPYGEVSSHNLVYDNERGTSKGFGFVEMPNSREALTAIKKLNNQNVGGCRIRVKMAKQKGSKAPHDD
- a CDS encoding DUF3820 family protein; translation: MTTDGFGDEERLTADRAAMLKLAAARMPFGKHSGMRLVDLPEPYVIWPAQKGFPQGELGKMLRIVYEVKVNGLEYLFKKI
- a CDS encoding DUF420 domain-containing protein, whose amino-acid sequence is MAYGKFFLQFSAAWGMLSLLLLIVAWRKAARGKAAAHKTLMIFLTAGAWLFIMSYLLRYFLPGYTPPHIPGKLIPWFALHGTVGLFPLFGASALLYARLRSPKNAFLNGNHKPLGRVTALLWCFTHIGGIVNIWLLR